Proteins encoded within one genomic window of Candidatus Berkiella cookevillensis:
- a CDS encoding lipocalin-like domain-containing protein yields MENPSPITKKSILGSWKLLDFHITQSNGDTKKWGLNPNGLLIYDESGYMSASINSGANIEESTQNLERNILFYSGQYKITGKNEITHFVDNASNPYRIGKEFIRNAKLLKKNQLQLIADGEYGRAYLLWEKL; encoded by the coding sequence ATGGAAAATCCTAGCCCTATTACTAAGAAAAGTATTTTAGGCTCGTGGAAATTATTAGATTTTCATATTACGCAATCTAATGGTGACACTAAGAAATGGGGTCTAAATCCAAATGGGTTATTGATCTATGACGAATCTGGCTATATGTCTGCCAGTATTAATTCTGGAGCCAACATAGAAGAAAGTACTCAAAATTTAGAACGAAATATTCTATTTTATTCTGGACAATACAAAATAACAGGAAAAAATGAAATTACCCATTTTGTTGATAATGCATCTAATCCATATCGTATTGGTAAAGAATTCATCAGGAATGCTAAATTACTCAAAAAAAACCAATTACAACTTATTGCAGATGGTGAATATGGACGAGCCTATCTACTTTGGGAAAAACTCTAA